GTCGCTCTCGCGATTCCGCGACCATAATCGACCAGCAGACGGCCGGGCTGCGCAAGCCGAACAGCGACACCATAGACGCCATGCATCGCTTGAAGGCCGACGCCATCGACATGAAGCGCGCTCTGTTGATTGGCGACATCGATGACATGGCCGCCATTCTCAGCCGTTCCTGGGAAGCCAAGAAGGCCTCTGCCGCCGGGGTCTCCACGGGGGTCTTGGACGCGATCTTCGATTGCGCTATGGCCAACGGCGCCCTCGCCGGTAAGGTCTCCGGGGCCGGCGGCGGCGGCTTCATGTTCTTTCTCGTGCATCCCGAGAACCGATACCGGCTGGTGCAGGCCCTCAACCAGGCCGGAGGCCAGGCCAGCACGATCAAATTGACACACAGAGGCACAGCAACATGGCGGTACTGACCTCCGTCTCAAGGCGCTGTTCATGCGGATAGAACAGGGCGTCATCCTCTGTGGGGGGCTGGGCAGCCGGCTTGGAAGCCTCACGGCGGAAACCCCAAAGCCGCTCCTGCCCGTCGACGGAACGCCGTTCCTGCAGATCCTGATGCGGGAAATCACGCGCTATGGCGTCCGCCGCTTTCTGCTGCTCGCCGCATACAGGTCGGAACAGATCGAGAGTTTCGCCCGATCGGTCGTCGAGGCGCTCGGGGGCGATGTCGAGGTCCTAGTGGTCATAGAGCCGGATCGGGCAGGCACCGGCGGAGCCCTCTACAATGCCCGTCCCATGCTGGACGACGCCTTCTTCCTATTCAACGGCGACACCTTGCTCGACACGCCGCTGGATCGGCTGGCGGCCCTTCTCGACGACCCCGAGGCGATCGGCGCGATGGCCTTGCGTCGGCTCGAACAGGCCGGCCGTTACGGCGTCACGGTTCTGGAAGGCGACGCCATCACGGCCTTCGGCGTCCCGCCGCTAGACGACGGCCCAGTCTACATCAACGGCGGCGTCGCCGCCTTCCGCAAGACTATGGTGGACGGCCTCAAACCGACCGGCTCCATGGAGGTCGAACTGCTGCCGGATCTGGCCGTGCAAGGCCGGTTGCGTGGCCTTCCGGTCAACGGATTCTTTCTCGATATCGGCGTGCCCGAAGATTTCGCCAGCGCCCAGACCAGCGTGCCGGCCTTCGTCCGCCGCCCCGCCCTCTTTCTGGACAGGGATGGCGTGATCAACCTCGACAAGGGCCACGTCGGGTCGATGGACCGGTTTGAGTGGGTGGAAGGCGCCCGCGAGGCCATCAAGGCGGCCAACACCTTGGGCTACTATGTATTCGTGGTTACCAATCAGGCGGGCATCGCCAAGGGTTACTATACCGAGGGTGACTATCAGACCGTCATGGATCATATCGATCAAGGTTTGGCCGAGATCGGTGGCAGGATCGATGACGTGCGTTTCTGCCCGTATCACCCTGACGGCGTCATTGCCGACTATCGAGTCGTCAGCGATTGGCGAAAGCCGGCTCCCGGCATGGTTCTGGATCTGCTGAAATCCTGGCCGGTCGATCGTGCCCGCAGCCTTCTGATCGGCGACAACCAGACCGATATCCAGGCGGCGGAGGCCGCCGGTTTGAAGGGCGAGCTCTTCACTGGAGGTCGTCTAGATGCATTCCTGGCCCCGTTGCTGACGTCATCCGATCGCAAGGACGTAATATGAGCTCCCAGACCTTCCTTCAGCTCAGGGACTGGCTTTTCGAGGACGCCTTTCCCCTGTGGGCCACGACCGGGATAGACCTATCCAACGGCGGTTTCATCGAACTACTGGACGGCGGCGGCGCGGTTCTGCCGCGCCCGCTCCGTGCACGGCTGGTCGGGCGCCAAATCTACGCCTTCTCGATCGCCGCCCAGCTGGGCTGGACGGGACCCGCACGCGAGGTAGTGCGACACGGCCAGGACTATCTGCTTTCGGAGGTCGTGAGGGACGGAAAGGTGGCGCCGTTGTCGCCCCGCGACGGCGCAGCCGCCGTCGAAGGCTTCGACTTGTACGATCAGGCCTTTGTCCTGTTCGGGATGGCGGCGGCAGCGAGCCTGGGCGAATCAACCGAGGAATTGTCGCACATGGCGCGGGAGATTCTTGTGGAAATGCGGTCCGGCTACAGCCATCCCGTCGCCGGTTTCGAGGAGGGACGGCCCCGGACCCTGCCTCTTAAAGCCAACCCCCATATGCACATGTTGGAGGCATCCTTGGCCTGGTGTGAGGTCTTCGACCCCGATGGGGTTTGGGACGCTCTTGCGGACGAGATCGTCAGCCTCTGCCTCAAGCACTTCCTCGACCCGAAGACGGGCGCGTTGAGAGAGTATTTCGACGGGGACTGGCGACTGATCGACGGCGCCGCCTATGACGTGGTCGAGCCTGGTCATCAGTCGGAGTGGGCTTGGCTGCTCATCCGGTGGGGCCTACGCAAGCAACGAACCGACGCCGTCGCAGCGGGGCGGCGCCTCATTGAAATCGCCGAGAACCATGGCGTCTCAACACAGGACTTGGC
Above is a genomic segment from Candidatus Brevundimonas colombiensis containing:
- a CDS encoding HAD-IIIA family hydrolase, translating into MRIEQGVILCGGLGSRLGSLTAETPKPLLPVDGTPFLQILMREITRYGVRRFLLLAAYRSEQIESFARSVVEALGGDVEVLVVIEPDRAGTGGALYNARPMLDDAFFLFNGDTLLDTPLDRLAALLDDPEAIGAMALRRLEQAGRYGVTVLEGDAITAFGVPPLDDGPVYINGGVAAFRKTMVDGLKPTGSMEVELLPDLAVQGRLRGLPVNGFFLDIGVPEDFASAQTSVPAFVRRPALFLDRDGVINLDKGHVGSMDRFEWVEGAREAIKAANTLGYYVFVVTNQAGIAKGYYTEGDYQTVMDHIDQGLAEIGGRIDDVRFCPYHPDGVIADYRVVSDWRKPAPGMVLDLLKSWPVDRARSLLIGDNQTDIQAAEAAGLKGELFTGGRLDAFLAPLLTSSDRKDVI
- a CDS encoding AGE family epimerase/isomerase, which translates into the protein MSSQTFLQLRDWLFEDAFPLWATTGIDLSNGGFIELLDGGGAVLPRPLRARLVGRQIYAFSIAAQLGWTGPAREVVRHGQDYLLSEVVRDGKVAPLSPRDGAAAVEGFDLYDQAFVLFGMAAAASLGESTEELSHMAREILVEMRSGYSHPVAGFEEGRPRTLPLKANPHMHMLEASLAWCEVFDPDGVWDALADEIVSLCLKHFLDPKTGALREYFDGDWRLIDGAAYDVVEPGHQSEWAWLLIRWGLRKQRTDAVAAGRRLIEIAENHGVSTQDLAVNELGPDLSVRSGLHRLWPQTERIKAFVALGWVATDEDERRYAHHKMEAAATGLLRYTHRPVRGGWWEHLDASGHPVDEPIRASSLYHITCAVMEMTRATP